The Solea senegalensis isolate Sse05_10M linkage group LG9, IFAPA_SoseM_1, whole genome shotgun sequence genome has a segment encoding these proteins:
- the nr0b2a gene encoding nuclear receptor subfamily 0 group B member 2a, with amino-acid sequence MDTGCHCSTNGDRLSNPILYNILSQMDNSQFNQTSFNYTSVPHRCNCELRRTVCLKRPVEICKEASAVLVKTIHFMKNLPAFNQLPPDDQFSLLKSCWAPLFILGLAQEHVDFEVTDTAADSMLKKILLNRQESPETEREQPTIGGVSKLKSCLKKFWSLDLSPKEYAYLKGTTIFNPDVPDMKAARFVEGLQQEAQHALSEVVQLTHPGDQERFARILLTASTLQSITPSLITELFFRPVIGQADLLELLVDMLFCR; translated from the exons ATGGATACCGGGTGTCACTGTTCAACCAACGGTGACAGGCTTTCAAACCCTATTCTCTACAACATCCTGAGCCAAATGGATAACAGCCAATTCAATCAAACCAGTTTCAATTACACTTCTGTGCCTCATAGATGCAACTGTGAGCTGCGGCGGACTGTGTGCCTGAAAAGGCCAGTTGAGATTTGCAAAGAAGCTTCAGCAGTTCTGGTTAAGACAATCCATTTCATGAAGAACCTACCTGCTTTCAACCAGCTGCCACCAGACGACCAGTTCTCGCTCCTGAAAAGCTGCTGGGCGCCGCTCTTCATCCTGGGTCTGGCCCAGGAGCATGTGGACTTTGAGGTGACTGACACCGCTGCTGACAGCATGCTGAAAAAGATTCTGCTCAACCGTCAGGAGAGTCCAGAAACGGAAAGAGAGCAGCCAACCATCGGGGGTGTCAGCAAACTCAAGTCCTGCCTAAAAAAGTTCTGGAGTTTGGATCTGAGTCCAAAGGAGTACGCATACCTCAAAGGCACCACAATATTCAATCCAG ATGTTCCAGATATGAAGGCAGCTCGGTTTGTTGAAGGCTTGCAACAGGAGGCTCAGCATGCCCTCAGTGAGGTGGTCCAGCTCACTCACCCAGGAGACCAGGAGCGCTTTGCTCGAATCCTGCTCACAGCCTCCACCCTGCAGAGCATCACACCCAGTCTCATCACTGAACTCTTCTTCCGGCCTGTGATCGGCCAGGCCgacctgctggagctgctggtggaCATGCTCTTCTGCAGATAG
- the kdf1a gene encoding keratinocyte differentiation factor 1, translated as MPGHSSGAPPASRHHKTHSTGTRAEKYRHNRTLSRESQDSYKDPHGEHQHEHHTDHSRYSENKYSRSRGHPGNGTARGSETIGFIPGSADNTPSTRHACGSCASVGWSSCKALICCVLTCGFYNSQEPCLSANESSTDHPPKSSREPHPSNGIAVSNPTCGISLEPTKATKVSKLPTSDSFRYQDVQIAGKNVQYPVTAAKRTRTTGKGESHRPVSNTSLLSREDYDLDDLSDTGTDIDSLITKKLLELYALHQIDQLAKCTSDSSFSRKTNEISELIYSIAQDYNLEEQEAECKLVHGVIRISTRKGKRNKSHQSTGQRPNGRSDGTLPDSGNETMTNTFVSSDFPEVKVSERTPSDELARKMRHYSGKTYSSNTTTAYSAYHHDTETDSSGAPLLL; from the exons ATGCCTGGCCACAGCTCAGGGGCTCCCCCGGCGTCCCGTCACCACAAAACCCACAGCACCGGCACCAGGGCAGAAAAGTACAGACATAATCGGACTCTATCCAGGGAAAGTCAGGACTCCTACAAGGATCCTCATGGGGAGCATCAACATGAACACCACACTGACCACTCCCGTTATTCAGAGAACAAGTACAGTCGCAGCAGAGGCCACCCAGGAAACGGCACAGCACGGGGCTCAGAGACTATAGGATTTATTCCTGGGTCAGCAGACAACACGCCCAGCACCAGACATGCCTGTGGCTCCTGTGCCTCCGTGGGCTGGAGCAGCTGCAAGGCTCTTATCTGCTGTGTACTAACCTGTGGATTTTATAACAGCCAGGAGCCCTGCCTGTCTGCTAACGAGAGCTCCACAGACCACCCCCCTAAATCAAGTAGAGAACCTCACCCTTCTAACGGCATAGCCGTGTCTAACCCCACCTGTGGCATTTCCCTGGAGCCCACCAAGGCCACCAAAGTCTCCAAGTTGCCCACAAGTGACAGCTTCCGCTACCAAGATGTGCAAATCGCAGGTAAGAACGTACAGTATCCGGTCACTGCCGCCAAACGGACCCGCACAACTGGCAAAGGAGAAAGCCACCGGCCAGTCAGCAACACCAGCCTGTTGTCCCGTGAGGACTATGACTTAGacgacctcagtgacacagggACAGACATTGACTCTCTCATCACCAAGAAGTTGCTGGAGCTTTACGCTCTGCACCAGATTGACCAGCTGGCCAAATGCACCTCTGACTCATCTTTCTCCCGCAAGACCAACGAGATCAGTGAGCTCATCTACAGCATTGCCCAGGATTACAacctggaggagcaggaggctgAGTGCAAGCTGGTGCACGGAGTCATCCGCATCAGCACGAGGAAGGGCAAGAGAAACAAGAGCCATCAGTCCACAGGGCAGCGTCCTAATGGTCGGAGTGATGGGACGCTCCCTGACAGCGGCAACGAGACCATGACCAACACCTTCGTCAGCAGTGACT TTCCAGAGGTTAAAGTGTCAGAGCGGACACCATCAGATGAGCTAGCCAGGAAAATGAGACATTACAGTGGGAAAA caTACTCCTCTAATACCACCACGGCATACTCGGCCTACCATCATGACACTGAAACAGACTCTTCAGGagctcctctgcttctctga
- the tpbgl gene encoding trophoblast glycoprotein-like, protein MHQRCENDRKCYRCGRLCRITEMESHSFSVLINLRFLDLSGNQLALIHPEALSIPGSPLQELNLSRSLYNFTAVTDLTTALRWGGLRGLLRLDLSGNHLALLPPGMFSHLPNLHQLFLTNNSLVTIYSGTFSGLNHLQVLDLTHNAFKTFGADSLQELEMLGNIRILLGNNPFTCTCEIRDFVIWQNESRAQLDVDAVRCATPGVVSNAQLRGLSDQAIGCVVPVQAEVADLTLQTSYVFLGLVLGCVGIVFLLVLYLNRKGMKKWIIEMRDACRDVLEGYHYRYEIDSDPRLGHIPADNSGSRAQGHLSDCSESG, encoded by the exons ATGCATCAGCGTTGTGAGAATGACCGTAAATGTTACAGATGTGGTCGTCTCTGCAGGATCACAGAGATGGAATCCCACAGCTTCTCCGTCCTCATCAACCTGCGTTTCTTGGACCTCAGTGGGAACCAGCTGGCACTCATCCATCCTGAGGCTCTCAGCATACCTGGCAGTCCCCTTCAGGAGCTCAACCTGAGCCGCTCGCTGTACAACTTCACTGCCGTGACAGATCTCACCACAGCCCTGCGCTGGGGCGGCCTCAGGGGGCTCCTCCGCCTTGACCTGTCAGGAAACCACCTTGCTCTACTTCCCCCAGGGATGTTCTCCCACCTTCCCAACCTGCATCAGCTCTTCCTCACCAACAACTCTTTGGTAACCATCTATAGTGGGACCTTCTCTGGCCTGAACCATCTGCAGGTGCTAGACCTGACACACAATGCCTTCAAGACATTTGGTGCCGATTCTCTACAAGAGCTGGAGATGCTTGGCAACATCCGCATCCTTCTTGGTAACAATCCTTTCACTTGCACCTGTGAAATCCGTGATTTTGTTATTTGGCAGAATGAATCAAGAGCTCAGCTGGACGTGGATGCTGTGAGATGTGCCACACCAGGAGTGGTATCCAACGCCCAGCTGCGAGGACTCAGTGACCAGGCCATCGGGTGTGTTGTTCCAGTTCAAGCAGAGGTGGCCGACCTCACTCTGCAGACGTCCTACGTGTTCCTGGGTCTGGTGCTGGGGTGTGTGGGCATAGTCTTTCTTCTTGTGCTTTACCTGAATCGCAAAGGAATGAAGAAGTGGATTATTGAAATGAGAGATGCATGTCGAGATGTCCTGGAGGGATATCACTACCGATATGAGATTGACTCGGACCCCAGGCTGGGCCACATCCCGGCAGACAACAGTGGCAGCAGAGCACAAGGGCATTTAAG TGACTGCAGTGAAAGTGGGTAA
- the LOC122775293 gene encoding transmembrane protein 222-like, with amino-acid sequence MADADGAEMMMNFHGDFLKSDRKNGRFPHCIVWTPIPFLSWVLPFIGHMGICTSSGVIRDFAGSYFVSEDNMGFGRPTKYWKLDVDKVCGNGVATWDKAVHDASEEYKCRPHNLCFDNCHSHVAMALNLMRYDNSTSWNMVNLCVLSLIHGKHVSWAAFLKTWLPFLMLCGVITTFILTLNLQ; translated from the exons ATGGCGGACGCAGACGGTGCCGAAATGATGATGAACTTCCACGGTGATTTCTTGAAAAGCGACAGAAAAAACGGCCGTTTCCCGCACTGCATTGTCTGGACACCAATTCCCTTTCTGTC GTGGGTGCTGCCCTTTATCGGTCACATGGGTATATGCACCTCCTCTGGAGTCATACGAGACTTTGCAGGATCCTACTTTGTTTCT GAGGACAACATGGGTTTTGGCAGACCAACAAA GTATTGGAAGCTCGATGTGGACAAAGTCTGTGGTAATGGAGTTGCAACGTGGGACAAAGCAGTGCATGATGCATCTGAGGAATACAAATGTCGGCCG CACAACCTGTGCTTTGATAACTGTCATTCCCATGTTGCCATGGCCCTCAACCTCATGCGCTACGACAACAGCACATCCTGGAACATGGTGAACCTGTGTGTGCTGTCTCTCATTCATGGAAAACATGTGAG CTGGGCAGCGTTTCTGAAGACCTGGCTCCCCTTCCTCATGCTGTGTGGAGTCATCACTACCTTCATCCTAACATTGAACCTCCAGTAA
- the wdtc1 gene encoding WD and tetratricopeptide repeats protein 1, producing the protein MLSGETMTTVNITREILHRQIKDSKASGFQRFYHVTDPFIKRLGLEAELQGHTGCVNCLEWNERGDLLASGSDDQHAIIWDPFKHKKLTTMHTGHAANIFSVKFLPHSGDRILITGAADTKVHVHDLTVKETIHMFSDHTNRVKRIATAPMWPNTFWSAAEDGIIRQYDLRESSKRSEVLIDLTEFCGQLVEAKCLAVNPRDNNYLAVGANGPFVRLYDIRMIHNYRKSMSQSTSAAVHTFCERQKPIPDGAGQYYVAGHLPVKLPDYNNRLRVLVATYVTFSPDGTELLVNMGGEQVYLFDLTFKQRPYTFLLPKKFQSSTGDTQNGKTTNGVSNGLHLPTSHIHFAGSKMHSSSTELPPHLEKIKQQANDAFAQQQWTRAIQLYSLGIEKANCNAMLYGNRAAAYMKRKWDGDHYDALRDCLKALTLNPGHLKAHFRLARCLFELKYVTEALECLDDFRGKFPEQAHSSACDALDKDIKAALFTKTESAEDKKSNSSIRFHSFSRKESIPEDELVLRERSFDYKHRYCGHCNTTTDIKEANFFGSKGQYIVSGSDDGSFFIWEKETTNLVRILQGDESIVNCLQPHPSYCFLATSGIDPVVRLWNPRPVTECDNVRVVDDMEGAAQANQRRMNADPLEVMLLNMGYRITGLRGVGPEGSDDEDSSEGQVQCRPS; encoded by the exons ATGCTCAGTGGTGAAACCATGACTACTGTCAACATCACCAGAGAAATTCTGCACAGGCAGATCAAG GACTCAAAAGCGTCTGGCTTCCAAAGATTCTATCATGTGACTGACCCCTTCATCAAGAGACTTGGACTAGAGGCTGAGCTCCAG GGTCATACAGGCTGTGTGAACTGTTTGGAGTGGAATGAACGTGGAGA TCTACTGGCCTCGGGCTCCGATGATCAACATGCCATCATTTGGGATCCATTCAAACACAAGAAGCTTACGACTATGCACACCGGTCATGCAGCAAATATCTTCTCTGTGAAG tTCCTCCCTCACTCTGGAGACAGGATTTTGATAACAGGTGCAGCTGACACAAAGGTCCATGTACATGACCTGACAGTGAAGGAAACCATCCATATGTTTTCGGATCATACCAACAGAGTAAAACGCATCGCCACAGCACCCATGTGGCCCAACACCTTCTGGAGTGCTGCAGAGGATGGCATCATCAG ACAATATGACCTGCGGGAGAGCAGTAAACGCTCTGAGGTGCTGATTGACCTGACAGAGTTTTGTGGTCAGCTGGTTGAGGCCAAGTGTTTGGCTGTCAACCCACGAGACAACAACTACCTGGCAGTGGGAGCCAATGGTCCCTTTGTGCGCCTCTACGACATCAGGATGATTCACAACTACAG GAAATCTATGAGTCAGAGCACATCGGCAGCTGTGCACACATTCTGTGAAAGACAGAAGCCCATCCCAGACGGAGCAGGGCAGTATTATGTTGCAG GTCACCTACCAGTTAAACTCCCAGACTACAATAACCGCCTACGGGTCCTGGTGGCCACCTATGTCACCTTCAGTCCAGATGGCACAGAGCTGCTTGTTAACATGGGTGGGGAACAG GTGTACCTATTTGACTTAACATTTAAACAGAGGCCATATACATTCTTGCTTCCAAAAAAGTTCCAGTCATCAACAG GTGACACGCAGAATGGAAAGACAACCAATGGCGTCTCCAATGGACTCCACTTGCCAACCAGCCATATTCATTTTGCCGGAAGCAAGATGCACTCAAG TTCTACTGAGCTTCCTCCCCACTTGGAGAAGATAAAGCAACAAGCTAATGATGCATTtgcacagcagcagtggacacGGGCCATCCAGCTGTACAGTTTAGGCATTGAGAAGGCCAACTGCAATGCCATGCTGTATGGAAACCGGGCTGCAGCCTACATGAAACGCAAGTG GGATGGAGACCATTACGATGCTCTCAGGGATTGTCTGAAGGCTCTAACTCTAAACCCCGGCCACCTGAAAGCTCATTTCAGACTGGCACGGTGTCTGTTTGAGTTGAAGTACGTGACTGAGGCTCTGGAGTGTTTGGATGACTTCAGAGGAAAGTTTCCAGAGCAGGCGCACAGCAGCGCCTGTGACGCCTTAGATAAAGATATCAAAGCTGCTCTGTTCACCAAGACTGAATCAG CTGAAGATAAGAAGTCCAATAGCTCCATTCGATTCCACTCGTTCAGTCGGAAAGAGTCGATCCCTGAAGATGAGTTGGTGCTGAGAGAGCGCAGCTTTGACTACAAGCACAGATACTGTGGTCACTGCAACACCACCACTGATATCAAGGAGGCCAACTTCTTTGGAAG CAAAGGGCAGTACATCGTGAGTGGCTCAGACGACGGCTCCTTCTTCATCTGGGAAAAGGAGACCACTAATCTGGTGAGGATCCTGCAGGGGGATGAGTCCATAGTCAACTGCCTCCAGCCCCACCCCAGCTACTGCTTCCTGGCTACAAGTGGTATCGACCCTGTTGTTCGATTATGGAACCCCAGACCAGTG ACTGAGTGTGACAACGTACGGGTAGTGGACGACATGGAGGGCGCTGCTCAGGCGAATCAACGACGTATGAACGCGGATCCACTGGAGGTCATGCTGCTCAACATGGGCTATCGCATCACAGGCCTGCGTGGCGTTGGGCCAGAAGGCTCGGATGACGAAGACAGCTCAGAGGGACAAGTTCAATGTCGACCAAGTTAA